The Patescibacteria group bacterium genomic sequence GGACCAGAGCGCGTTCGTAACGCTCGAACCAGGAGCGCAGCGTCAAAACAGGAGAAAAGAGGATCATGCGCGGATCATTCGAGGATCTCGGTGTCCTTGAGGCGCGCGCGGATGGCCTCGAGGTCCGGTCGTGACACGTCGTTGCCGCGCAGGTCGAGCAGGCGCAAGTTCGGCAGGTTCCCGAGTTCCATCGGAAGGCCCGTAAGTTCGTTGTCCGACAGGACAAGCGTTTCAAGCAAAGAAAGCTGGCCGATCTCGGCCGGCACGCCCGTCATCGCGTTGCCGCCCGCGTCGAGGACGCGAAGGTTCCGCAGGTGCCGGATCTCTCCCGGCAGCGCGCCGGTGAGTCGGTTGTCGGACAGGTCCAGTTCAACCAGTCTGATGCGGTCGAACACGGACGCGGGGACGCGTTCGAGGCCCTGTCCGCTCAAGTCGAGACGCGTGGCCGATGCCGGTGCGTAGATGCCTTGCGTGTTCGCGGGGCCCGGGACGGGAACGGAGCACCCGGCGCCAAGCAGCACGATCGCCAAGGCCGGAACGAATGCGTGTGTCTTTTTCATACCCTCAAAGGGTAGCACACCCGCCCCATCACCGAATCTTGCGGCAACCCTGACGTTTTGATACACTCGCGCCACCTTATTCCGGGGTAGTCTCCGACCCGACGGGTCGTAGACCCGGAGGGCTC encodes the following:
- a CDS encoding leucine-rich repeat domain-containing protein — its product is MKKTHAFVPALAIVLLGAGCSVPVPGPANTQGIYAPASATRLDLSGQGLERVPASVFDRIRLVELDLSDNRLTGALPGEIRHLRNLRVLDAGGNAMTGVPAEIGQLSLLETLVLSDNELTGLPMELGNLPNLRLLDLRGNDVSRPDLEAIRARLKDTEILE